AGTAAtgctgcctttctctctttttgtcagcATTGTTGAGGATGCGGTCGCCTTGTTTGAATAAACTTTACTGGAAAAGTCACTGCACAACAGTGACCAAAGGTTTTGTGGCTGATCGATTGATCCGTACAGTGTGAGCATAAAGATGTGAAGCAGATTCTGCATTGCTGAAGGGAGAGTagtttgtgttaaaataaaagtgtgagGGCCAGATATGCCCCATCATTGCTGGTTAGTGCAGGGCTGCAGTGGAGTGAGGGGAGGTGGACAGACAGGATTGGTCAGCGGTTTGACTGACAGGCCGGCTGACCTCAGCTCTGCACCCTCCCACCAAACTGCCCCAGTATAAAGTCTGCTGTCCATCCTCAGCCTCCACTCTCTGGATTCACAACAAACATCTTCTGTCCAGACTCACGCTGAGGTAAGTTTACCGTCAACagtctgtttggtttttttccTGGATAAATATCCATGCACAAGTTTAGTTACTTCCTAAAATATGAGCTACAAGaagaaaagctttttaaaaatgcaatttcaGGGAACAACAATGTAAATAAACATCAGTTTCAACTAAAATCTGtgctttatttctcatttttaataCTATATATcaagtattttgtattttcaagCATGCACTGTTGCAGTGGTTTCATATACTTTTACTGAATGGTAAAGAtgcaaaaatagaaatatcttgttttgtctttttattaatCTGATTTGTATTCAAATAGGCAGTACTGTTATTTCTAATGCATCTAATAAGAAATTGAATATTAGTGattaattttaaataataaaaaattgaCATACTGATTGTTTCATCATCTGTCTTTGTTTAAAGAAAGGACTTTTTATCATGTTCTCATCAGCACATGATAAAAGTCCAAAGCAAAGTTCTTTCTGCTGTGTTAAAATATATCAGATATTGTATTATCAATACTTAAagtattcatgtattttttactGAATAGGTGAAAAGCCTGCAGATGACGATGACTGACCTGGAGACTTCAATGGCGACCATCATTGCAGTGTTTCAGAAGTATTCAGAGAGAGAAGGCGACAAGCACAAACTGAAGAAGAGCGAGCTGAAGGATCTGCTTCATGACGAGCTGCCAGATCTGATGGCGGTGAGACACAAACTCAGCACAAAGAGATGTCGACCTCAGGAGAAAATACTGACAGAGTAGAACAGTGCCGACCTTTATTTGTCAGACTCGCACCCACAGTCCTGTCAGATGAACTTAAGTACCCCATTTATCAACACAGACTCATCATTTTCCAAATGTGTTCATTATATAATAGATGTTTTCATAGAGTttaactgtcagtttttatgtcAGTTTACATTTGTCACATTCAAGTGGCAGAAGCTGGATATTAAACCATTTATACATAACATTTAGCTAACTGTTTCAGCTGTTTATTTTGAGAATTATTTTGATAGTTTATTAACTTTTAACTATTTCAACCTTTTGTGCATTAGTTAAAACtatttaatctgtttattgGTTACTTTTAGCTATCTTTTTCAACTGTTAATACTTTTAGCTCACTATTTCCACcatgtattcattatttttacataacTTTTGCAAACTATTTATCATTTACTCTTAATTGCAGCATCGTTCAGCTGTTATAGCTCATTCAATATGTGGatatattttctaaattaaattgtaaattgtattttatcaaatcaaataagCTACTCCACAATATTTCCTCTTCCCCACTGGTGCACTGGTATTAAATTGGAGCAGAGGGAACATAGATCTACTGGTAAAGTACTGTAGTTGAAAAGACCAGTACTCAAATCCTGACTTTAGTAAAAACGACTAAATCAGTGGAAATACTGAGTTAAGTTTTGCTGTAAGGTAAAACTTTATATCCCCATTTCAGGTCTGTCTTTTCTAAACAGttgaagaaggaaggaaaggaataAATGAAGTtgagaaagaatgaaagaagcAAGGGCGAAAGATAAGAGAGGAAGTCTAAAAATGCAGTGTAGGAAAAGTAGAAAGTCATCTTTGTTGATGTCCTGATGTGAACTTTCTGTCCTCCCTGCAGCATGTGAAAGACCAGGCCACGCTGGACGGCCTGATGGAAAGCCTGGACACGGACGGCGACGCCGAGTGTGACTTCCAGGAGTTCATGACATTCATCTCTATGGTTACCGTCTGTTGCCATGAGTTCTTTGAGCACGAGGACGAGTaaggaggagggaggacaaAGAAGGAGGGAGCTACAGTAAATTATAAAGAAGCAGAAGCCTAGCAACACACAACCTGTCGATGCCGTGAGAGCAGCGCAGGGTGGGAAACTGCAGCCAGCAGCCAAAACATTGCTGGTAAAGTTTGGCTGCTGGCTGCCAACTAGTCCAgttagtttgtcattttgactGAAATCTAACATGTTTTAGAGATTCTGTCCTTTTCTAGGTGGCTTGTAAAGTCTAAAAAACAGCTCTGAGATTTTGGTGTGGCCACAAAGTTTTAACAAAACTAGccactgatttttaaaataaaagtaaagtaaatagTTGAACAGCTTTAACAACATTTTGGCAAGTCAAACAGATTTTTAGAGGCTTGCTGCAGAAATTGGCAAGTAAGTTTTTGTTTCTGTACGGCCGCTTTCTGACTAAATCCTAAAAATCAAACTGGCGGGTAAATTTTGGAAAATGTTGACTAGATTTATGCCAAGTTTTTAGTCATTAATTTGAGGTTCTTCTCTTAAACGGGAACGGGAACATTTTCTAAAAACTGTTAGATTGTGGCTGATAGATTTCAAATGTGGCCATTAATCAGTCAAGCAGCCGCCAATCATTCTTTTTGAGATTTTATATATGAAAAATTATGAATGTGGCTAACAAGTTAACTCATATAGCCACGTTGGAAGAACTGTGTTCAAACATTGAAAATGACTAGTaaccttttaaaacattttgacatttggcTTGTAAAAGTTTCAAAATGGCTTGTGAGTATTTTCTACTCTAGAAGACACTTCGTTAGATTCAGGTGGACaattgacaacatttttaaaaatctagtTGACtattaaatttgaaaaatgatgtGTTGTGTCTTGAAGTTACAATCGTTTAATTGGCTTGTAAAATGCTTTAGCAGCCAGTTTGCTAGAAAGCCAACCATCGTTTGGAGTCATTATCTATCTGTTCATAACAAAAACATCTTACTGGTAAAATTTGGATGTGACACATTTTTtgatgctgtaaaaaaaacaaaaaaacactgggCTTAACTCTTGTTTGCTAGTTGCTAACATTTAAGTGGCTAGTAAATCATTATTATGAGTTATAATATATTCAAAATTGCTAATTGGCTGctaaaataatgatgaaatgttGGTATATAGTTTCCTTCCCTGCTTCTGCTGCAGGTTTGATCCTGTTAGAGTTTATATTCAGCGCAGTAGAAACTGTCAAACAATCTGAACGAAGCTGTtagaataaaacatttagtttGTAACTCTTCTCTTCatgcaaagaaaaatataaatgagaCAAAACGGTAAAAAATATGTGGGACAGTTTGTCTGCAATGTTGTGACAATGTGTATTATGAAATGTTGGGGGCACTGGTTTTTGTTGGttatatgaaatgaaataaattatcaATATGTGACTCTGCATCTGAGATTTTAATGATGGAAGCAGTTATAGATTAGAGATAACAtattttgtgattaaaatgcttctttttctgttgcttAAAATGTCTCATTTCTACACTGGGCTTCAGGTTTTTCGTGGTTGGCGATTGCAGAACTCACAAAACTGAAGAAATTAGGATTTATGTGAAACTCTGAACTcccaaaaagacaaaagagacaGTATTTTCTTGCACTAATCTCATTTTTATCATCTTTCCTATGAAGATACATATATAGACATAGAACCCTTCAAGTTATATGCAAGGTGATGTGATTTTCCCTCATTGATCTGTAACGTGAAACAAAACTGTAGCTGTAACTCCATATTACAGCTCTAATATTATAAGTTTGAAacttaaaatgactaaaaactaAAAGGAAACAGTGGATCATTTTCTAATCTTTTGACTGATTTGCAGCTCAATCAATCAGATGTGAggtaagtaaaagtactgaaCTAGACCTAATTAACAGGATGATTAGACTCACCTGTAGGAAGACTGAGCCTAAAGGTGTAGTCACATTATATTTCCGTCATACATTCGCTCCgtttcccattcacttcaacTGAAACCCGTCCGAAGGAAAAATTCAAGCATTTGTTTCATTGCAATGTCCTGTCGACTCCGGTGGATTTGAAGGTCAGAGTTCACTTTTGTTCAACTTTGAGCTGGATTTGCTCAGTCGGCCAATTGAAATactgcttctctgtgtttggAAATGGAGAGGTTATTACTCACCGTTTTTTAGTATATTATTATACTACCAGACTACAAGTTGTAGCATCACTTTTATGCACAGTTCATGATCACTATGATCATTATCCGTTAGCTGGTGCAGTAGTTAGTTAGTCAGTAGTTCACCGACTAGGCCTGcgagcagtggtggaaagaaacatttacttagtttaaagtttattttatttgtacagcactttaAAACGCAAACAGGTTTTGTACCATGGACATATATGTGTTTAACAGATGTAGAAACAAGTTTAAATCCACTTTAAAACCCAAGAAATcaagtagaaataaaaacagattaaatacaattaaaaaccAGAGAATAAAAGTGGGTCTTAAAGTGCATCTTAAAAGCATCAACAGACTCAGCCTGTCAAATGGCCTCCAGCAGGCTGTTCTAGAGCCACTACAGATAAAGCCCTGTTCCAGACCTTTGTTTTCCATGAACGGGGCACAGCCAACATGCCACGGTGGGAGGATCTGAAGGGTCTGCTGGTAAGGGGTGAGAAGCTCTGAGATATATGTAGGGGCGAGACCGTGAAGAGATTTATTAACAATTAGAAGAACTTTTGAAATTTATCCTGAAATGAAGCCAGTGTCAGGATGCAAGGATAGGGTTGATGTGGTCTCGTTTCTTGGACCTTGTTAATGACCGGGCAGCAGCGTTTTGGATTAGTTGTAAACAGGAAATGATAGCCTTAGAGATGCCTAGGTAGAGGGTGTTGGATCTAGGTCAGAGGGTGAGAGGAAGTGCTTAATTCTGGAGATGGTTCTGAGTTGGAAGAACAGAATTTACCTGCCTGTTGAAATTTAGATTGCTATCAAATATAACATCCAGCTTCTTAGCGTGAGGTCTGATGTAGGCGGGAAGGTGTTTGAGGTTCTGAGCAGTAACAGTGCTATGATGTGGGGGGCAAAAGAGTATGATCTCTGTCTTGTCCTCATTTAACTGAAGGAAGTTATGAGTTTACCAGTCTTTGACGTCTTGGAGACAGTTTTGTAATTTGGTTACTTTGGCCTGATTTTGGGAATTGAGGGGGAGGTAGATCTGAGTATCATCTGTGTAGCagtgaaaaaagatgaaatcaTTGGATGATTTTCCCATTGGGAGcattattaaagatgaaaccagtggtttccaacctttttggcttttgacgtcttacaaaaagcagtgtgtagtcggggtcacatttcagatgtctatgagttgttaacagctccaccgAGTAATGattctcacatgctttcatttcaataaatgttcaaatgatccaatatttagagaaaaagtccagaaactgaaaacagatttgtgtatcagaacttctGATTGCAGCACTTACCTCcacctcagacacacaaaagGCCTTCCAGTAATTAGTCAGGCCCTGCCAATTTCATCCAATGTCAGAAGAACTTTGGTTCTCAGGCTTCCTCTCTTCATAGTCCAATTGCAGGAAACCACTTGTTTTTTCCATCCACTCTTGACAGCTCATACTGGTTTTTCCATAATAAGGGCTTGAAATTTTTAGTTTGTATTAATAATTGTTTCGCATCTTTCTCACAACTAACTACTAGtattttaaatacttaaaaatcagtcattttgtgcaacgTCTTATACCCCAGTTCCCAGAAACCCCCCCGTACAACCCTATAGATACATTTTTGTCTGTAGCCTCTTAacatacccaaatggaaaagcttataacagaagaattGTGAGGCCAAAATGCATGTATAAGGTtacatcttctagtttctggatatttagcatgtggctaaaacaaaagcaaaactacatcagttcaaatatgactcaaaaAAGGGTGTCAAAATGagtcatatataaataaaagtaactAGGACAAACTTcatgccagaactatgcaaatCACCACGTCCCTTTTACATCCTGTCAACCACGCCTGTATAAAATTCAAGACCACTAGACCTGACCTTATCGGATCTAGgaagtttttagtttgtggtgtcattGGTGTCCCCAAACCTCTCCAAAAcgtctccaagtggccaaattgtgccacTTGCTTTTATTCATTACTGGATGATGCTAAAGCCGCTTACAACTGTCTTAAGCGGGTCGCTGGTCAACTCTATATTCTTCCATTTCAAATTAGAACTGCATGGGAAGATGACATTTGAGACCTTGTtcttatatatgtatatatagatatatatatacacattccTTTTCTATTTGCGTGCGTCATGCACTTATACAGTTTAAAGTGGTACATCGTATTCATATTTCCAAAACAAAACTAGCTAAAATTAACTCCGAGGTAGATGGTATTTGTGACAGATGTAAATGTGCCCCTGCCTCACTTCCTCATATGTTCTGGTCATGTCATTGCCCGGCTGAATTTTGGAAATTAGTGTTCCAAACTCTCTCTGAAATATTACAATCCTTCACTTCCTTGCTGGTGATTAAAATGCACCGTACTACTCAAATGGAGAGACACTgtccctccctctcactctcactgGATTAGGGACATTATGCTATGTTAGAAACTTGAGTTATTCCACTGAAAGGTCAGTGAATAAGTTCTATATAGAGTATGTGGCCCTTTCCTATCCTTTTTAGAGAAACCTGAGATTACTATTATTACTTGACTGCAAGTTTCTTTTGCTCTGGGTCTTTCTTttgattacatttcttttgGCAACTTTCATATACAACCTTTTTGATCATTGTAATTTGTGGATTAATATTTATCTGCTTGTGTAGGTTTAAGTTGTACGTTTGTGTTGTGCCGTATGTCAGCAGGGTTCTTAGGGTTGGGTTAATAGGAAAAATGTAACTTGTGCAAGGTATCTATTTGTACTTTCCCACACTTACTTTTAATAAATATACCTCGAAagacacactgatgcttcagtcaaatataataatatatcagtcagagggactaaaccactacttttactgcaatactgaAACCATAATAAgctgtacttttactgtagtaggtttttcatgcaggacttttacttgtgacagagtatttttacattgtagtattggtacttttacttaactaAAGGAGTACTTATTCCACCACTTCGGaaatccagtgtgtgtgtgtgtgtgtgtgtgtgtgggtgtgtgtgtgtgttaacagatGATGTAAGAGGCGTTGTCAGctgcacattttcagacatcTGCAGGCTGTTTAGCACCAGAGAGGTGGAGTCTGCTTCGCTATTGGCCGGAGGGGGAACAGATCCCGACCCTGGGGACTGACACCACACccatctgtgtatgtgtgtgtgtgtgtgtgtgtgtgtgtgagtgtgtgtgtgttgtccagCATACGCTCtgttgtatttcttcttcttcttgttctttgcGAATGAAGATCTGCCTGCAGACTCTCAGAACTGgtgagttttgttttgcttttcatatattttttatatattttttaaattttttataaTGTAGCATCCAAACTAAGTTGTTGCACCATGTTATCTTTAGTAATCAACCAAGACTGTCTGGAATGATGCTGATAACGTCACATATCCTGGTTAAACTTAACTTTACATGTGTGTTCTGCatatatttgtttcataaacTTTGTATGTACAAATACACTTCTGCTACATTcctatataataataaataacaacaacatttctctgttttacctTAATGCTCTGCAGCTCACAGATAGTTTTGTGAAACATGACTCTTGTTatacagacaaacactgacactttAAATCCATTCCCTCAAGTTCATGATTCAGAGTGTGAAAAACTGAAGGTTCCCTGTGCAGTTTCTGACTTCTAGTAGTGctataaagatgttttttttatgagtgggtcccCGTTTTGTTTGTTTCGAGCATGCACACGATGACACTGGATGCAATATACAGTTGCTGTTGCCAATTATTTCACACTATTCTTCTACAACAAGTCCTCAAGTTTGTTTGATCACACCCCAGAGCGACACATAGAAACGTTTTCTAATTTGGCGCCTCTGTCGGCAGAAATCGGCAGGTCATcattgtctgtgctttccaaaattGTTACTCATCGCtgttacaaaataattatgttttatggtgtgacaacactgtggttcaggtctggttaggtttaggcacaaaaacaacttggttaggtttagggaaagatcatggtttggtaTTAAAGTGATCACTGGAAACGTGATGTGgtttaaagttactacttccttacagtaaacaccacgacaatcgtagttacagtttttaaaaaactgtcctgacttgcagttggaaacaggaagtgaacaacGGTCTCAGTTAGGATCTAACCTtccacccaacccacctcctctgaatatggaaattcttcaccttatatagacgtcatctgaacttaattactacagccgctaGATGGCCTCAAACCTAACTATCGGTCGTTTTTGGCGACTGATATTACAACCtatagtgtcatttttcttgggaggacggGCTCTACCACTGACTTACAGGTGGCGGCAATGCACCAAGAAACATAGAAATGTGCCAgcaaaggcagggaagaagaagaagaagcaagcTAGTAAAGTTAAATCCCGCTCCGCTCAAAAATACGTTTTTTCTCTCGTTCCTACAGTcgaatgtttgagcttcactgtgcaggatgatgtatgtgcagagtttgttttcacattcatccgctgaaagtggaaagtttctctgtgctcattaacaatctgattttaaggggcgggtcTACGagcatgctttttttttttttgggaaaagCAAATcagctttgaaaatgttttttccctctaaacttccaTCAAATTTTTCTCATAAATTTTGGAGAAAATTTGCTGAATTTTTACTTCAATGCTTTATAGAGAGTCTGTAGACTTAAAAGCAACCTGTGGATAGAGTTAATCACCAAACCACATGGTATGTTGGTctaactgtgtgttcagacagaatgcaaaCTGAATTTTAGACGTAGTGCGATTACATTACAAAGTCAATTGAAAAACACAGTTAGACGCAATATTGTCCAGGGCATTGTTGTTATGAATCTGCTTCCCAAACGTAaacaaaggagaaagaaaaattaCTTCatattctgtctgaacacaccacaACAAAAGTGTCTTTctcataaaatatttgtaaagcCGAGAAAAGTTTGCAGTGTTTACATCCgtgtttactagcttgcagtcttcttcttctctgcctttgttgATGCGTTTCTGTGTATAGCGTCGGTAGGAATGTGTATCAAGTCACCACACagaatacaaacacaacaaacaaactggtgatccactcatttaaaaaagaaaaactgctcaATAGAGCTActagaggttaaaaaaaaacctccacagGGTGTCTTTAAGTTTCCTGCTGTCCTTTAAAAGTCCATTATTCCTTAAATTTTTGCAAGAAAGAATTAAACTTGTTGGACATGTTTGGAGCTGCTTATCTactttaacatttaaaggaTTATGTATATTTAATCTCCACTTACTACCAGTTCTACAAACTTTACATCACTGCAGATCCTTTCCTTCAACATGCAGCCAGTTCAAAGCATTGGTTTTTACTGTAGATCACTTCTATAAGAACATTTTGGAGAGActtaatccatcacagtgaacggttttattgttgttttgataCAATTATTCATGTATCCATTAATTTATTTCTGGAATATCTGCTAAATCCATTGCGAAAGACGAACtaagatttttttattcattcctGCATGTCCCCTAGTTTTTATACATATCTGATCAGCagcatgtcttgttttttttatctgctcaGGTTGACGTAAACATGGAAGCTATCACgattcctcttcctcccctcacACCTACCCCGGCAACTGAACATCCCTCACAAACCGAGACTCATCTTCCAGAGGTCACGACGGAGATGTTAGTAATTGGTACGTGCAGGAATGTGGTCATGTGAGTCCTGTAAGAgagttgaaaaaaaattaacGAGAACTATTGTCTACTACTTTCCACTTCCAGTTTGGGATTATTCTGGAGAAAAGCGGTTTGAATTTTGATTTGTGGATGTAAAAACcgtgaaataaacattttcttcttcttctagaaattatatttgtataatacagcatatatatatgtttttgcaAAAACATGATGCCACCTGCTTTATGTTCTTTGTTAACTTAATGAAATAACATCTCAATGTTGCAAAATGTTCATACAAAacatatctgcaaaatgttGGCATCATAGCTACCAAAGCAtgataaaaacttttttatggttatattaAGACATTCACAGTACTTGGTTAAGTTTCAGGAAACACTGCGCTCTCGatgaaatactgaaaaactCAACAATGATTTGAAGCACGAGACTGGACGAGTTTACATTTACCTGAAATGTGCATTTGTTGTCTAAACTTAATAACAACCCCGGTTTCAGTCTCTTCACTTTGTATGACACGACATGCATGCAgtataaaaaacacatacacttCCTTTACTCGACTCATTTCCCTAAAAAAATGTACTTGACAAAACAAATTAGCTGTAAATTAACTGTagtttctaggagacagggttagTCAAATCTGTCAACTTGATTAACCACAAATGCAAACTAGAACTACacaacaattacaaaaaaaaaaaagaaaactactgtTTTCCACAAGTTAAAATGGTTCAAATCATGTATGGAGATAAAAATCAATGACCTCAAATTACCTGAAAGTACCCAAAAGAAaattacatgtttaaaaaacaaattgtgaGGATTAATGTGAAAAATCATTGTATTTCAGTTAAATGGGTGGATTTATGGAAGAGCTGTAGTgaggaaaaataacattttagaaTAATTTactgaacaaatataaaattgtgAGATCAGAATTGAACATTGGCATGAGTATGATGGTGCAAAATACTGTGAATTTGCTGCCTGATGATACCTTGTGGTGTCAAATATGATTTATATTGTAAAAAGCTTCagtacaatatatatatatatatatatatatatatatataaaattgcCTAATTGTCTCTGTTATTGATTGCAGACCCaaataactttactttttttgacAAAAGAATTGAAGCGTAGCAGAAAGGTGAAATCTTTTGATAATATCTTTAGATTGTGTGGAAGAAACTGTtttagggctgtaactaacaatttccgattaatctgtcagttactttctcaattaatcaagtTGTTTGTTCTATTAAATAGacttgaaatgtcttgttttgtcatagaggactaaaaaaacaaaaaaaaaaaaatccaaattaagAAGTTGTAACCAAAGAATTTCTAcatttgtttcttaaaaaaatactcagaacaattaatcaattatcaaaatatttggtCATTCATTTTGTCGACCGACCAAtagactaatcgttgcagctgttCAGTGTAGTATTGATCAATTCTGTAATTGACACGTGATCAAAGACAGTCTGGGCTAATCTTAGCAGGATGTTAACACACAGccgaggtgtgtgtgtgtgtttagcaggGAGTGTCTTATCAGCCTGATGTCAGAGAGGAGCATGGGAAGGAGCGAGTGTGACGCCTCCAGGGTCTGTCGTCGTGGAGATAAGAGCCGACACACTGATACCCGCTGGCCCTGGTTTCCACAGCAGGGCCAAATGGGGCCAAACAGGGCCAGAGCTGTGactgaatttcatttttatttcccgTTTATaaggcactttttttttttgcacattagGTCAAAAAATATGGATTTGAGAACAAGAGTGACCCAAAAAGTCAGAATTAAGAGAAAGTGTCCTGATTTCTGACACTTTCTGatacataaataatttaattttgaatagGTTTTACTGCAGTCTGATTGCAAAGTATCAGATGCTGTCAGTGATTATTGAATTTTAAGCTTTTAGCAGTTATTCTGCTGTTTTTGCCTTAATAACTTAGATGCACAATACGTAATTTCTGTCACTAGGTGTCTCTcagtcaacacaacaacaaataacagcgtctgatgatgtcataaagTAGCATGGGATCATGGGAATTGTTGTCTCCactgttaaacaaccagcttctcccagttaggattccttcagtgcTCATCATTCAGGAGACCcgagaaaaacactgaataaaacagttttacattAAAAGTTAGTGTTTCTCCGACACTGTTCAGTGGACAGAGGACGTCCGGAGGGGCCACGAGCcgagcttgtttctctgacaatGTAAGATCCAGATGTTAGATTACCAAgatcaaaaaaatgtatcataaaaatgtgacttaagtacacaactcaacaaaatatatattataggTTTAGTcgtttttagatattttaatgcggaaaagttacatattatagctttaaaggtataatatgtaattattccacattaaaatgtctaaaaacaacatgtgttgttgagttgtgtacttacattatcccaaatgtttccaacaattttcaaaatcaaatttgtacggaccgtttcatttggttgcctgtcaatggcgtcatacctcctctaccaaagagtaaacacacacaagatgcatacggcggcgctgtgtttgtccgctacaatggcgtctaccaaagagtaacttacacacatacaagatagtacatcggcgttgtggttgttccacagaaactgttataaattgacttttattcaattttaagccacattttcatgataagtttaggtcgtttttaactatatcttttagccggaagaaggattttagtcattggacgtctggatcttaagttattaGAGAAATAAAttggacaaacgttagcagcagctcagctaacagcccctccaggaagtctggTGGTCGCTGAACATCGTTGGAGAAATAttgacagctttaattagtattttaatgattttaatctgtgtgtacttttgtttttggagaggacgagacctctgcggataattcggctcccagGAGAAACCggccgaacgtctggatctaaagttgtaagagaaataaactgaacaagtgttagcagcagctcggctaacagcccgtaccggacgtccggtggtaGGCGTAcatcgtcagagaaacactgattttttaggtgaaacagctttattcagtgtttttacctgtaatctccgggtctgtttgttctggagaggag
This DNA window, taken from Thunnus albacares chromosome 24, fThuAlb1.1, whole genome shotgun sequence, encodes the following:
- the s100b gene encoding protein S100-B, whose amino-acid sequence is MTMTDLETSMATIIAVFQKYSEREGDKHKLKKSELKDLLHDELPDLMAHVKDQATLDGLMESLDTDGDAECDFQEFMTFISMVTVCCHEFFEHEDE